In Lactobacillus xylocopicola, the genomic stretch TTTTGGGAGCTCCAGTGTCGTCGCGATTAATGTTTGAAGACGGTACCGCCTGTAACGCGTGAAGATCGATGTAAAAGTTTTTATTATTGTTCATTGTTTTCTCCTTTGGTTTTTTTATTGTATCCATAGTATTTCTGACCCCAATCGAGTCTAACCTTATTGGCTGATTCATAACTCATTTGAAAGCGATAGAGGTCTTCAGCAAGTTTTCCGTAATCAATCTTTACCCTGGAATTATTTGCTTTAATAATCCCAATCAGATGATTAAGCGAGTTAATGACGCTATTAACGTCGGTAGTTGCTAACGTTTGTCTAACCCGTCGATCTAAAGCTACTTCTAAATTTTCGTTTTTCCTTAGTTCTGCCAAAGCTGTAAAGAAATCGCTTCCTGCTTCCTGCTTTTTGGTAGAATCCGCTTCTACCTTGTCAGCAGCTTTTGCATTGAGCTTATTTTTACGTTGAATGTGACCATAAACCAATTCATCTTTTCCTTGCTGATGAATGGCATAAATTCTTAAAGCTGCATAAATTGCTTTTTCAGCATATGAGGGCTTACCATTTTTACTCAACATATCTGTCTCTAAAGTTTCCATCATTATCGGCCAAACAGCTTGCGCCTTAGGGCTGGCAAAACTCGCAGCGCCGCGCATACTTGCAAGTACCCCGCGATAATTCCCAGACTCATGCATTTGCATGATCATCGAGCTGGTCTTCATACCTATTTTATTCATAACTTAGCTCACCACCTAATTTTCAATTTGTTAGAAACGCTTCCTAACAACTTATTCTTTGCCACAAAAACATTCAGTAAATTCTTCTGATCGTCTACGATTCCCGTAATATCACGGGATGTGCTATTTTTCATAAAATCTTCTACTTCAGAATTAACAATTTTCCATAATTCTTTCTTCCATTCGTTAATCTTTAGATCCCGATCATCTTGATTGGTCAATTGGGATAACCAGGTTTTAAAAGGCATGTTCAACTGATCGTAAAATTTATCCATTAACTTTTTGTTCAATTCTTTAGAATCAAGTTTACGAATTCTTGCTAAATCATTGACAAATACCCAGTAGCTTTTCCCAACATCTTGGGTCAAATCAATCGTATCTTCGATTCGTTTAGGCCAATAATTTTCACTATCATCAAAAAGTACATTGAGGTCCAAGGTCAAATCATCTGAAACTTCAGCATAAGGTGATTGAGAAGTGGCGTTACCATCACTCACTAAGGCGACTGAGACCAATGAAATGCGTTTTTTGCGCTCAATTATTTTCTCGTTTTTAAGTTCATTAAGCCAACTGACTATTCCCGGTCGATGAACATCATCAGCCTTGTTGGGATTGACATAATCACCAAATTTGCGCCACATTGCCAGACTTAATGCCTGTTTTCCTTTAACCGCAGGAATAAACTCATTATCTTTGGCTTGGCGGCTTTTTTTCCAAACTGTCATCGGTTCGATAAAAGCATTGCTTGAACTAAATATGGGAATGCCAGCACTATAAATCGTTGGCAGCATGTCGCTTGACCACTCAATGTGAATAATTCGCGACCAGGCTGTGTAGAGTGCAGCTCGATTATCGGGTAGCAATTCCGTTTTACGCCACTTAATGTATTCGCCAATCTCATCATATTCCCAAACTGGTCGTTCTTGATAATACTCATCACCTGTCAAAACCAAATTCAACAGCAAGGATTCAAACATGTTCTTTCCATTGGCATAAACGGGATTTAATTTATACAGCCAGCCGGCGGGAGTTGAAAACTTCTCAGCAGTTTCAACTTTTGCTTTATCGGTAACTCCCGTAAAATTCTGATAACAGATGAGCCAACGTACCAATTCAGCCAAATCTACGTCATTTTTAGAATCGGCAATTTTAGGCGAAAAAAGATCGGGTGTGTTGTTACTTTCTGAAATCCGGCGATTCATTTGCTTAATCGCAACCGTCCCCGTGCCCTTGGCTATTTTGTATTTATCAAGGACGAACCGGTCGTATTCTTCCTTTGTCACCTGATAAAAAGGATGTTCCCCAAATAAATCAAAGCGATCTTGATTTTTCTTTAAGTATTCCACCACCACTTGGGTGAAATTACCGCCTTGGTATAAGCTCTCCCACGTATCAAGCAAATCATCTTCGTCGTAATCAGTAACATCTGTTACTTGAAATTTCTTGGGGTCAACCGTTAGCCAGCCATAAGACTTATCCTCGGCATTAAAGCGAGAATAAACCGTCTGTAAAACCGCTAACAAAAATCGCATAATCGCCAGATCCTGTGAGCGCATCTCACCAGCCAGCTGGCGATACTGCTTGGCATTTTCGAATAATTCGACCATTGATACTGTTTGAGTTTTTGCATTAAGATCAATTACTTTAATCCACGGATCAATGACTAAATTAAAATGCTGATCATTCATTAACTTCCTCCTTTATTATTTTTAAACCAAATTTAGCTGAATAATTTAGCAGCCAATTATGCTTCTTATGCTTCAAGTGAATTGTGGCATTGTTATTGCCATCCAATACAACTGCTAGTTCCCCTTTTAACCACTTATCTGACTGCCAGGTAGGAAAATATTTCCCTGTAGTTTCTTCCAAAACATCAATAATATCGTTAACATCAAAACTAACTGCTGCCGGCAAGCGAATAACTTGCCCAGCGAGCTCTTTAGACTGACAAGTCTCAATTGGTCGACCGTCAAGCAGAAAGATTTGGTGATTTTTTTCTTGTAAAAGCAGCACATCAAGCGTTTCCTTAATATCGCGGACCGCAGCTTGGGCTTTTTGCTCATCCACTGCACTATGCGACCGATCTAGCCAACCATGCAAGGTTTTTCTCTTCTTATTTATTGGAGCCGCGATTCTAAACGCCTTAGCTTTAATCTCCGATCTTTCCAGGTCATGTGCAAATTCAGCTTTGGCTGCTGACAGACCTGCAATTTCGGGATCATTGTTTTCATCGTAGGTCTTTTGGACAAGGTTAGATATATCATCCGGTAAATGAATCTCATCATTTAAATAGTAATCTGTCTTCATGAGGAGGTACTTCTCGTAAACCGCCTCATTTGCGGCACCATAACTACCCATCGCTTCAATTCCCATCACAGATAGCTTGGGAGCTCGAAACTTTGGTGGACGTTCAATTAAATGACGATGAAGTCGGCCCGCTCGTTGCAACAAGAGATCCATTGGTGCAATATCAGTGTAAAGCACGTCAAAGTCAATATCTAACGACTGTTCAAGCACTTGGGTGCCTATCACGATCATTTTGTGCGGCCTTTTTGCCCCTTTACCAATTTTAGTTTGCAGCCGCTCTTCAATCTTGATCCGCTCGGGCGCAAGGAAGGCCGAATGCAGCACAATCAATTCAACAGTTTCGTCATCAACCAGCTTTGCCAACTCTTGTGACCTTTTAACCGTATTAACAATTATTCCAGCAATACCGCCGTCATTAATTGCAGTTAAAATTGACTTGATTAACTTGTCACTTTCGAGGTTGATTCGTTGTACTTTTAAACTGACCGGTTTTTGATCTGATTGTCCCGCAAAATGTGAGACTTGTTTGACCTCGCTTCCATCTAAAATAGTTAAGAGCGGGTATGCTTGAGATTCGACCCATTCAGCATCTGTTGTTAATTTTTTTTGATATTTACCATGATAATAGGATTTTAAGAGCTGCACCCTTTTATCTTTAGGTAAAGTTGCAGAGAGCAGCACTAGCGGTACCCGATAAGCGCCTAACCATTCAATCGCGCGATAAAGATACTGGTTCATGTAGGCGTCATAGGCGTGCACCTCATCAATCACGATTACCTTATCGCTGAATCCGAGATGCCGTAAAAATAAGTGCTTCTGCTTGAGGGCCATTAACAACAGCGTATCAATCGTACCAACCGCAAACTTTGACAAAATGGACTTTTTACCCGTGAACCAGCTGTTAACTACAACTGCACCAGCATCTTCAACGTTACTGGCATTGGGCAAATTTGCATATTCCTGATTAAATTGCGCCTTGCCGTGCAACAATTTAATGGCTAGGTGATCGTTCTGCTCATCTGCTATCTCGCCGAGCCAGGTGTTAACGCGGGTAAACATAGCGTTGCTCGTTGCTTGGGTAGGTAGCCCCCAGAACAAACCATCACGCTGAGTCGCATAAGCTAATTGTTCAGTGGCAATTAAAGATGTTTCTGTTTTCCCCAGCCCCATCGGTGCTTCGATGATAATCATGCCGGGATCACTGGTATCCTCAATCGCCTCTGTGATTACTCTTTGTACGGGGCGAGCCGTAAAGCCCCAGCGCTTTTTGTAAGGATCCTGCGTCACGTCAACTTTTTCAGGAATCCAATCACCACTAATGTCCCAGGCTTCAACTGCTGCTTCGAAGCGACCTTCTAAATCCAGATCATCGAATGTGAGATCCAAAGGAATCAACGGAAATAATTTTTGGTTGGGATCATCACCTAAAAATTCACTTGAAGCAAACCAATCTGCCGTGATCAAGAGTCCTTCTAAAATAACCGCTTGAGCTTGGTTGACCGCAGGTATTTCTGCAACAGAATGATATCCAGCGAGTTTTAAGCCATATTCAAAAATTTCTTTTTGAATAGCTTGCCAATTTTTCCGCACCGCTTCAGCATCAGTCGCAGAATTACCCGTGTCATACTGTCGATAATTATCCGGATAGTCATCAAGCTGCTCAGCCGGAAAGACTGGCCCGGCATCACCATGATGTCCGCCAATAATAGCTCCGATTGAATCTGGGAGTCCCAGATCTTCTAGCAAAGCCTCCCCTGCCTTAGCGTGAGGAGAATATTTTCGAGATGAGCCAGTATAATCGTTTAACTTTGTAAATCCC encodes the following:
- the cas3 gene encoding CRISPR-associated helicase Cas3' yields the protein MDKEVKALWAKKRTDNGEQLWLPLLAHLIDTANVINWLLSHKVCEGTKKWLSENVGGETELRKLVKFLGFNHDIGKATPAFQTKSSYSGDDDLDEKLIENLIDSGFTKLNDYTGSSRKYSPHAKAGEALLEDLGLPDSIGAIIGGHHGDAGPVFPAEQLDDYPDNYRQYDTGNSATDAEAVRKNWQAIQKEIFEYGLKLAGYHSVAEIPAVNQAQAVILEGLLITADWFASSEFLGDDPNQKLFPLIPLDLTFDDLDLEGRFEAAVEAWDISGDWIPEKVDVTQDPYKKRWGFTARPVQRVITEAIEDTSDPGMIIIEAPMGLGKTETSLIATEQLAYATQRDGLFWGLPTQATSNAMFTRVNTWLGEIADEQNDHLAIKLLHGKAQFNQEYANLPNASNVEDAGAVVVNSWFTGKKSILSKFAVGTIDTLLLMALKQKHLFLRHLGFSDKVIVIDEVHAYDAYMNQYLYRAIEWLGAYRVPLVLLSATLPKDKRVQLLKSYYHGKYQKKLTTDAEWVESQAYPLLTILDGSEVKQVSHFAGQSDQKPVSLKVQRINLESDKLIKSILTAINDGGIAGIIVNTVKRSQELAKLVDDETVELIVLHSAFLAPERIKIEERLQTKIGKGAKRPHKMIVIGTQVLEQSLDIDFDVLYTDIAPMDLLLQRAGRLHRHLIERPPKFRAPKLSVMGIEAMGSYGAANEAVYEKYLLMKTDYYLNDEIHLPDDISNLVQKTYDENNDPEIAGLSAAKAEFAHDLERSEIKAKAFRIAAPINKKRKTLHGWLDRSHSAVDEQKAQAAVRDIKETLDVLLLQEKNHQIFLLDGRPIETCQSKELAGQVIRLPAAVSFDVNDIIDVLEETTGKYFPTWQSDKWLKGELAVVLDGNNNATIHLKHKKHNWLLNYSAKFGLKIIKEEVNE
- the casB gene encoding type I-E CRISPR-associated protein Cse2/CasB gives rise to the protein MNKIGMKTSSMIMQMHESGNYRGVLASMRGAASFASPKAQAVWPIMMETLETDMLSKNGKPSYAEKAIYAALRIYAIHQQGKDELVYGHIQRKNKLNAKAADKVEADSTKKQEAGSDFFTALAELRKNENLEVALDRRVRQTLATTDVNSVINSLNHLIGIIKANNSRVKIDYGKLAEDLYRFQMSYESANKVRLDWGQKYYGYNKKTKGENNEQ
- a CDS encoding type I-E CRISPR-associated protein Cse1/CasA, with translation MNDQHFNLVIDPWIKVIDLNAKTQTVSMVELFENAKQYRQLAGEMRSQDLAIMRFLLAVLQTVYSRFNAEDKSYGWLTVDPKKFQVTDVTDYDEDDLLDTWESLYQGGNFTQVVVEYLKKNQDRFDLFGEHPFYQVTKEEYDRFVLDKYKIAKGTGTVAIKQMNRRISESNNTPDLFSPKIADSKNDVDLAELVRWLICYQNFTGVTDKAKVETAEKFSTPAGWLYKLNPVYANGKNMFESLLLNLVLTGDEYYQERPVWEYDEIGEYIKWRKTELLPDNRAALYTAWSRIIHIEWSSDMLPTIYSAGIPIFSSSNAFIEPMTVWKKSRQAKDNEFIPAVKGKQALSLAMWRKFGDYVNPNKADDVHRPGIVSWLNELKNEKIIERKKRISLVSVALVSDGNATSQSPYAEVSDDLTLDLNVLFDDSENYWPKRIEDTIDLTQDVGKSYWVFVNDLARIRKLDSKELNKKLMDKFYDQLNMPFKTWLSQLTNQDDRDLKINEWKKELWKIVNSEVEDFMKNSTSRDITGIVDDQKNLLNVFVAKNKLLGSVSNKLKIRW